A window of the Streptomyces sp. JB150 genome harbors these coding sequences:
- a CDS encoding Lrp/AsnC family transcriptional regulator — protein sequence MEELDRQIVQLLVKDGRMSYTDLGKATGLSTSAVHQRVRRLEQRGVIRGYAAVVDPEAVGLPLTAFISVKPFDPSAPDDIADRLAGVPEIEACHSVAGDENYILKVRVATPHELEELLARLRSLAGVSTRTTVVLSTPYEARPPRI from the coding sequence ATGGAGGAGCTGGACCGACAGATCGTGCAGCTGCTCGTCAAGGACGGGCGGATGAGCTACACCGACCTGGGCAAGGCCACGGGCCTGTCCACCTCGGCCGTGCATCAGCGCGTGCGCCGGCTGGAACAGCGTGGCGTCATCCGCGGGTACGCCGCCGTGGTCGACCCGGAGGCCGTCGGGCTGCCCCTGACCGCCTTCATCTCGGTCAAGCCGTTCGACCCCAGCGCACCCGACGACATCGCCGACCGCCTCGCGGGCGTCCCCGAGATCGAGGCCTGCCACAGCGTCGCCGGCGACGAGAACTACATCCTCAAGGTGCGGGTGGCCACCCCGCACGAACTGGAGGAGCTGCTGGCCCGGCTGCGCAGCCTCGCCGGGGTCTCGACCCGTACCACCGTGGTCCTGTCGACGCCGTACGAGGCCCGGCCCCCGCGTATCTGA
- the fxsA gene encoding FxsA family membrane protein → MTTGAPTPPPLTRPRRSRLRTALPLAVAASLVLEIWLLTVVAEAAGGFTVFLLLLAGLVLGSLVIKRAGRRAFRNLNEALQSGTAPSSGGGSGLLMLGGLLLMLPGLISDVAGLLLLVPPVRKALGRYTERTVERRLRRTAPGSLGDVFQQTRMYRPDGKVVQGEVVRDTPADPPREQYPPLNR, encoded by the coding sequence ATGACGACTGGCGCTCCGACCCCTCCGCCCCTCACCCGGCCCCGGCGATCCCGGCTGCGCACGGCGCTGCCGCTCGCCGTGGCGGCGTCGCTGGTGCTGGAGATCTGGCTGCTCACCGTGGTCGCCGAGGCGGCGGGCGGCTTCACGGTGTTCCTGCTGCTGCTCGCCGGGCTGGTGCTCGGCTCCCTGGTCATCAAGCGGGCGGGCCGGCGCGCCTTCCGGAATCTCAACGAGGCGCTGCAGAGCGGCACCGCGCCCTCCAGCGGAGGCGGCAGCGGACTGCTGATGCTGGGCGGCCTGCTGCTGATGCTGCCCGGTCTGATCTCGGACGTCGCCGGTCTGCTCCTGCTCGTCCCGCCGGTCCGGAAGGCCCTCGGCCGGTACACCGAGCGCACGGTGGAGCGCAGGCTGCGCCGGACCGCCCCCGGCTCCCTGGGTGACGTCTTCCAGCAGACCCGCATGTACCGCCCCGACGGCAAGGTCGTCCAGGGCGAGGTCGTCCGCGACACCCCGGCGGACCCGCCGCGCGAGCAGTACCCGCCGCTGAACCGCTGA
- a CDS encoding polyprenol monophosphomannose synthase — MNDGDGTRAAKAQGRRFGPLGTALVIIPTYNEAENIKTIVGRVREAVPEAHVLVADDNSPDGTGKLADELAAVDEQVHVLHRKGKEGLGAAYLAGFRWGLERDYGVLIEMDADGSHQPEELPRLLTALKGADLVLGSRWVPGGRVVNWPKSREFISRGGSLYSRLALDLPLRDITGGYRAFRAETLRGLGLQEVASQGYCFQVDLARRAIKAGYHVVEVPITFVERELGDSKMSRDILVEALWRVTSWGVEERVGKLLRRGGGAPQR; from the coding sequence GTGAACGACGGCGACGGGACCCGCGCGGCCAAGGCCCAGGGGAGGCGCTTCGGCCCGCTCGGCACGGCCTTGGTGATCATTCCGACCTACAACGAGGCGGAGAACATCAAGACGATCGTCGGCCGGGTGCGCGAGGCGGTCCCCGAGGCGCACGTTCTGGTGGCCGACGACAACAGCCCCGACGGCACCGGCAAGCTCGCCGACGAGCTCGCCGCCGTCGACGAGCAGGTCCACGTGCTGCACCGCAAGGGAAAGGAAGGCCTCGGCGCCGCCTATCTCGCGGGCTTCCGCTGGGGCCTGGAGCGGGACTACGGCGTGCTGATCGAGATGGACGCCGACGGCTCCCACCAGCCCGAGGAACTGCCCCGGCTGCTGACCGCGCTCAAGGGCGCCGACCTGGTGCTCGGCTCCCGCTGGGTGCCGGGCGGCCGGGTGGTCAACTGGCCCAAGTCCCGCGAGTTCATCTCCCGCGGCGGCAGCCTGTACTCGCGCCTCGCGCTCGACCTGCCGCTGCGCGACATCACCGGCGGCTACCGCGCCTTCCGCGCGGAGACCCTGCGGGGCCTCGGCCTGCAGGAGGTCGCCTCCCAGGGCTACTGCTTCCAGGTCGACCTCGCCCGCCGCGCGATCAAAGCCGGCTACCACGTCGTCGAGGTGCCGATCACCTTCGTCGAACGGGAGCTGGGCGACTCCAAGATGAGCCGCGACATCCTCGTCGAGGCCCTGTGGCGGGTCACCTCCTGGGGCGTGGAGGAGCGGGTCGGCAAGCTGCTGCGGCGGGGCGGCGGGGCGCCGCAGCGGTAG
- a CDS encoding MFS transporter: MGTDTGRTGAREADGESAARRREQRGWYVYDWACSVYSTSVLTVFLGPYLTSVAESAADADGFVHPLGIPVRAGAFFAYAVSLSVVVAVLAMPLVGAAADRTGRKKPLLAAAAYVGATATAGMFFLSGDRYLLGGALLVVANAAQSVAMMLYNSYLPQIAPPEERDAVSSRGWAFGYAAGALVLVGNLVLYLSHDSFGLSESEAVRVCLASAGLWWGAFALIPLRRLRDRPAPGPAPAVTGRRQLLATLRDMRRHPLTLGFLLAYLVYNDGIQTVISQASVYGSKELGLGQSTLIAAVLLVQVLAVAGALALGRLARRYGAQRTVLGSLVAWTVILATGYFLPAGEPVWFFALAAAIGLVLGGSQALSRSLFSHLVPPGKEAEYFSAYELSDRGMSWLGPLLFGLTYQLTGSYRDAIISLVAFFVLGFVLLARVPVRRAIGDAGNPVPERI; this comes from the coding sequence GTGGGCACGGACACCGGGCGGACCGGCGCGCGGGAGGCGGACGGCGAGTCCGCCGCGCGACGGCGTGAGCAGCGTGGCTGGTACGTCTACGACTGGGCGTGCTCCGTCTACTCGACGAGCGTCCTCACCGTCTTCCTCGGCCCCTATCTGACCTCGGTCGCCGAGTCGGCGGCGGACGCCGACGGGTTCGTGCATCCGCTGGGGATCCCGGTCCGCGCGGGAGCCTTCTTCGCGTACGCGGTGTCCCTGTCGGTGGTCGTGGCCGTCCTGGCGATGCCCCTGGTGGGCGCCGCCGCCGACCGCACGGGCCGCAAGAAGCCCCTGCTGGCCGCCGCCGCGTACGTGGGCGCCACGGCCACCGCGGGCATGTTCTTCCTCTCCGGCGACCGCTATCTGCTCGGCGGGGCGCTGCTGGTCGTGGCGAACGCGGCCCAGTCGGTGGCGATGATGCTCTACAACTCCTACCTGCCGCAGATCGCGCCGCCCGAGGAGCGGGACGCGGTCTCCTCGCGCGGCTGGGCCTTCGGGTACGCGGCGGGAGCGCTGGTCCTGGTCGGCAATCTGGTGCTCTACCTCTCCCACGACTCGTTCGGCCTCTCGGAGAGCGAGGCCGTGCGCGTCTGTCTGGCCTCGGCGGGGCTGTGGTGGGGTGCGTTCGCGCTGATCCCGCTGCGCCGCCTGCGCGACCGCCCGGCACCCGGGCCGGCGCCGGCCGTGACCGGCCGGCGGCAGCTGCTGGCGACCCTGCGCGACATGCGCCGCCACCCGCTGACCCTGGGCTTCCTGCTGGCGTACCTGGTCTACAACGACGGCATCCAGACCGTGATCAGCCAGGCCTCGGTGTACGGCTCGAAGGAGCTGGGGCTCGGCCAGTCGACGCTCATCGCGGCGGTGCTGCTGGTCCAGGTGCTGGCGGTGGCGGGCGCGCTGGCGCTGGGCCGGCTGGCGCGGCGGTACGGCGCGCAACGGACGGTGCTGGGGTCGCTGGTGGCGTGGACGGTGATTCTCGCCACGGGATACTTCCTGCCGGCCGGGGAGCCGGTGTGGTTCTTCGCGCTGGCCGCCGCGATCGGCCTGGTCCTCGGCGGCAGCCAGGCGCTGTCCCGCTCCCTGTTCTCGCACCTGGTCCCGCCCGGGAAGGAGGCCGAGTACTTCTCGGCGTACGAGCTGAGCGACCGCGGGATGAGCTGGCTGGGCCCGCTGCTGTTCGGGTTGACCTACCAGCTGACCGGGAGCTACCGGGACGCGATCATCTCGCTGGTGGCCTTCTTCGTGCTGGGTTTCGTGCTCCTCGCGCGGGTACCGGTACGGCGGGCGATCGGGGACGCGGGCAACCCGGTTCCCGAAAGGATTTAG
- a CDS encoding RNA polymerase-binding protein RbpA: MSERALRGTRLVVTSYETDRGIDLAPRQAVEYACEKGHRFEMPFSVEAEIPPEWECKVCGAQALLVDGDGPEEKKAKPARTHWDMLMERRTREELEEVLEERLAVLRSGAMNIAVHPRDSRKSA; the protein is encoded by the coding sequence ATGAGTGAGCGAGCTCTTCGCGGCACGCGCCTCGTGGTGACCAGCTACGAGACGGACCGCGGCATCGACCTGGCCCCGCGCCAGGCCGTGGAGTACGCATGCGAGAAGGGGCACCGGTTCGAAATGCCCTTCTCGGTCGAGGCGGAGATCCCGCCGGAGTGGGAGTGCAAGGTCTGCGGGGCCCAGGCACTCCTCGTGGACGGTGACGGTCCGGAGGAGAAGAAGGCGAAGCCGGCCCGTACGCACTGGGACATGCTGATGGAGCGCCGCACCCGTGAGGAACTCGAAGAGGTCCTCGAGGAGCGGCTCGCCGTCCTGCGTTCCGGCGCGATGAACATCGCCGTTCATCCGCGGGACAGCCGCAAGTCGGCCTAG
- a CDS encoding glycerophosphodiester phosphodiesterase, producing MSTRVRHPYLDHPGPIPFAHRGGAADGLENTVLQFRRAVEAGYRYIETDVHATRDGKLVAFHDTTLDRVTDGTGRIAELPWAEVRHARVGGREPVPLFEELLETFPEVRWNVDLKAESALHSFLNLVARTDSWDRVCVGSFSEARVVRAQRLAGPRLATSYGTRGVLNLRLRSWGVPAALRRSAVAAQVPESQSGIQVVDRRFIRAAHARGLQVHVWTINEPERMHRLLDLGVDGIMTDHIDTLRRVMEDRGLWV from the coding sequence GTGAGCACGCGCGTACGCCATCCGTATCTCGACCATCCCGGCCCCATCCCGTTCGCCCACCGGGGCGGGGCGGCCGACGGCCTGGAGAACACCGTGCTCCAGTTCCGGCGCGCGGTCGAGGCCGGCTACCGGTACATCGAGACCGATGTGCACGCCACGCGGGACGGCAAGCTCGTGGCGTTCCACGACACGACGCTGGACCGGGTGACCGACGGCACGGGCCGGATCGCGGAGCTGCCGTGGGCGGAGGTGCGGCACGCGCGCGTGGGCGGCCGCGAACCGGTGCCGCTGTTCGAGGAGCTGCTGGAGACCTTCCCCGAGGTGCGCTGGAACGTCGACCTCAAGGCGGAGTCGGCGCTGCACTCGTTCCTGAACCTGGTGGCGCGCACCGACTCCTGGGACCGAGTATGCGTCGGCTCCTTCTCGGAGGCCCGCGTGGTCCGCGCCCAGCGGCTGGCCGGACCGCGCCTGGCGACGTCGTACGGCACCCGGGGCGTGCTCAATCTGCGGCTGCGCTCGTGGGGTGTCCCGGCGGCGCTGCGCCGCTCGGCCGTCGCCGCGCAGGTGCCCGAGTCCCAGTCGGGGATCCAGGTGGTCGACCGCCGCTTCATCCGCGCCGCCCACGCGCGCGGGCTCCAGGTGCACGTATGGACGATCAACGAACCGGAGCGGATGCACCGGCTCCTGGACCTGGGCGTCGATGGCATCATGACCGATCACATCGACACACTGCGCAGGGTCATGGAGGACCGCGGCCTCTGGGTGTGA
- a CDS encoding PLP-dependent aminotransferase family protein, whose product MAQWTSAVGAAQLARLLKSQQDRPAGPGTRRPPAYRALADGIRLLVLEGRVPVAARLPAERELALALSVSRTTVAAAYEALRTEGFLESRRGAGSWTAVPAGNPLPARGLEPLPPEALGSLIDLGCAALPAPEPWLTRAVQGALEELPPYAHTHGDYPAGLPALRAMIAERYTARGIPTMPEQIMVTTGAMGAIDAICHLFAGRGERIAVESPSYANILQLMREAGARLVPVAMAEGLSGWDMDRWRQVLRDAAPRIAYVVADFHNPTGALADEDQRRRLVEAARSAGTVLVADETMSELWLDADMAGAMPPPVCSFDPAGSTVITVGSASKAFWAGMRIGWVRAAPDVVRSLVAARAYADLGTPVLEQLAVHWLFSTGGWEQAVELRRQQARDNRDALVAAVRRELPEWEYEVPKGGLTLWVRAGGLSGSRLAEAGERVGVRVPSGPRFGVDGAFEGYVRLPFTVGGAVAEEAAARLAAAARLVESGGTAGAEAPRTFVA is encoded by the coding sequence ATGGCGCAGTGGACCTCGGCGGTGGGGGCCGCGCAGCTCGCCCGGCTGCTCAAGTCCCAGCAGGACCGCCCCGCGGGCCCCGGCACCCGCCGCCCGCCCGCCTACCGGGCGCTCGCCGACGGGATCCGGCTGCTGGTGCTCGAAGGGCGGGTGCCGGTCGCCGCGCGGCTGCCCGCCGAGCGCGAGCTGGCCCTCGCCCTGTCCGTCAGCCGTACGACGGTCGCCGCCGCCTACGAGGCGCTGCGCACCGAGGGCTTCCTGGAGTCGCGGCGCGGCGCCGGCAGCTGGACCGCCGTCCCGGCGGGGAACCCGCTCCCCGCGCGGGGCCTCGAACCGCTGCCGCCCGAGGCGCTGGGCTCGCTGATCGACCTCGGCTGCGCGGCGCTGCCCGCGCCCGAACCGTGGCTCACGCGCGCGGTGCAGGGCGCCCTGGAGGAACTGCCGCCGTACGCGCACACGCACGGCGACTATCCGGCCGGGCTGCCCGCCCTGCGCGCGATGATCGCCGAGCGGTACACCGCGCGGGGCATCCCCACCATGCCCGAGCAGATCATGGTGACGACCGGCGCGATGGGCGCCATCGACGCCATCTGCCACCTCTTCGCCGGGCGCGGCGAGCGGATCGCCGTGGAGTCGCCGTCGTACGCCAACATCCTCCAGCTCATGCGCGAGGCGGGCGCCCGGCTGGTGCCCGTCGCGATGGCCGAGGGACTGAGCGGCTGGGACATGGACCGCTGGCGCCAGGTCCTGCGGGACGCCGCGCCGCGCATCGCCTATGTCGTCGCCGACTTCCACAACCCCACCGGCGCGCTCGCCGACGAGGACCAGCGGCGCCGACTGGTGGAGGCGGCCCGGTCCGCCGGGACCGTGCTGGTCGCCGACGAGACGATGAGCGAGCTGTGGCTCGACGCGGACATGGCGGGCGCGATGCCGCCGCCGGTCTGCTCCTTCGACCCCGCCGGGTCCACGGTGATCACGGTCGGGTCGGCGAGCAAGGCGTTCTGGGCGGGGATGCGCATCGGCTGGGTGCGGGCGGCGCCTGACGTGGTCCGCAGCCTGGTGGCCGCGCGCGCCTACGCCGACCTGGGCACGCCCGTGCTGGAGCAGCTGGCGGTGCACTGGCTGTTCAGCACCGGTGGCTGGGAGCAGGCCGTGGAGCTGCGGCGGCAGCAGGCCCGGGACAACCGGGACGCGCTGGTCGCGGCGGTACGGCGGGAGCTGCCCGAATGGGAGTACGAGGTGCCCAAGGGCGGCCTCACGCTCTGGGTGCGCGCCGGGGGCCTGTCCGGGTCCCGGCTCGCCGAGGCGGGGGAGCGGGTCGGCGTCCGGGTTCCGTCCGGGCCGCGGTTCGGTGTGGACGGGGCGTTCGAGGGGTATGTGCGGCTGCCGTTCACCGTCGGCGGCGCGGTGGCGGAGGAGGCGGCGGCGCGGCTGGCCGCGGCGGCGCGGCTGGTGGAGAGCGGGGGCACGGCGGGAGCGGAGGCGCCGCGCACGTTCGTCGCGTGA
- a CDS encoding acyl-CoA dehydrogenase family protein yields MPDHAPQPVDRQLPTDEARDLISLVRDIAQREIAPKAAEEEDAGRFPREVFALLSESGLLGLPYGAEYGGGEQPYEVYLQVLEELAAVRLTVGLGISVHTLASHALATYGTKEQRVEHLPAMLGGGLLGAYCLSEPASGSDAASLRTKAVRDGDDWVITGTKAWITHGGIADFYTVMARTGEEGPRGITAFLVPGDAEGLSAAAPEKKMGMKGSPTAQVHFDGVRVGDERRIGEEGQGFAIALSALDSGRLGIAACAIGLAQAALDAAVDYARGRRQFGRPIADFQGLRFMLADMATQIEAGRALYLAAARLRDAGRPFAQQAAMAKLHCTDTAMRVTTDAVQVLGGYGYTADFPVERYMREAKMLQIVEGTNQIQRMVVARHLIGPETR; encoded by the coding sequence ATGCCCGACCACGCCCCGCAGCCGGTGGACCGGCAACTGCCCACGGACGAGGCCCGGGACCTGATCTCGCTCGTCCGCGACATAGCGCAGCGCGAGATCGCACCGAAGGCGGCCGAGGAGGAGGACGCCGGCCGCTTCCCGCGCGAGGTCTTCGCCCTCCTGTCCGAATCCGGCCTGCTCGGACTGCCCTACGGCGCCGAGTACGGCGGCGGTGAGCAGCCGTACGAGGTCTACCTCCAGGTCCTGGAGGAGCTGGCCGCGGTCCGCCTCACCGTCGGCCTCGGCATCAGCGTGCACACCCTCGCCTCCCACGCGCTCGCCACCTACGGCACCAAGGAGCAGCGGGTCGAGCACCTGCCCGCGATGCTCGGCGGCGGCCTGCTCGGGGCGTACTGCCTCTCCGAGCCCGCCTCCGGCTCCGACGCGGCCTCCCTGCGCACCAAGGCCGTCCGGGACGGCGACGACTGGGTGATCACGGGAACCAAGGCCTGGATCACCCACGGCGGCATCGCCGACTTCTACACCGTCATGGCCCGCACCGGCGAGGAGGGCCCGCGCGGGATCACCGCCTTCCTGGTGCCCGGCGACGCCGAGGGGCTCAGCGCGGCGGCGCCCGAGAAGAAGATGGGCATGAAGGGCTCGCCCACCGCCCAGGTCCACTTCGACGGCGTGCGCGTCGGCGACGAGCGGCGCATCGGCGAGGAGGGGCAGGGCTTCGCGATCGCCCTGTCCGCCCTCGACTCCGGGCGGCTCGGCATCGCCGCCTGCGCGATCGGCCTCGCCCAGGCGGCGCTGGACGCGGCGGTGGACTACGCGCGGGGGCGCCGCCAGTTCGGCCGGCCCATCGCCGACTTCCAGGGCCTGCGCTTCATGCTCGCCGACATGGCGACCCAGATCGAGGCGGGCCGCGCCCTCTACCTGGCGGCGGCGCGGCTGCGCGACGCGGGCCGGCCGTTCGCCCAGCAGGCGGCCATGGCCAAGCTGCACTGCACCGACACGGCGATGCGGGTCACCACGGACGCCGTCCAGGTCCTCGGCGGGTACGGCTACACCGCGGACTTCCCCGTCGAGCGCTACATGCGCGAGGCCAAGATGCTGCAGATCGTCGAGGGCACCAACCAGATCCAGCGGATGGTCGTCGCCCGCCACCTCATCGGTCCGGAGACCCGCTGA
- a CDS encoding amidohydrolase, with the protein MSERTAPTKTVLLRRGEVHSPADPFATAMVVEHGQVAWVGSEGAADAFADGVDEVIDLDGALVTPAFTDAHVHTTATGLALTGLDLSAAPDLDHALALVRDFAAARPHDRVLLGHGWDAARWPGGRPPTRAELDEATGGRPLYLSRIDVHSAVVTTALLDLTPGLGAVGDGPLTADAHHAVRAAALGAVTARQRTEAQRAALAHAASLGIGSVHECGGPEISSEDDFTGLLRLAAEEPGPRVVGYWAERDVDKARELGALGAAGDLFADGALGSHTACLHEPYADAAHTGTAYLDAAAVAAHVVACTEAGLQAGFHAIGDAAVTAVVEGVRAAAEKLGLARVRAARHRIEHAEMLTPQTIAAFAELGLTASVQPAFDALWGGEDGMYAQRLGAERARSLNPFAALLRAGVPLALGSDSPVTPLDPWGTVRAAAFHRTPEHRVSVRAAFTAHTRGGWRAVGRDDAGVLVPGAPADYAVWRTGELVVQAPDDRVARWSTDPRSGTPGLPDLTPGADLPVCLRTVVGGRTVFVRPGE; encoded by the coding sequence ATGAGTGAGCGCACCGCCCCGACGAAGACCGTCCTCCTCCGCCGCGGAGAGGTCCACAGCCCCGCCGACCCGTTCGCCACCGCCATGGTCGTCGAACACGGCCAGGTCGCCTGGGTCGGCTCCGAGGGCGCGGCCGACGCCTTCGCGGACGGCGTCGACGAGGTGATCGACCTCGACGGCGCCCTCGTCACGCCCGCGTTCACCGACGCCCACGTCCACACCACCGCGACCGGCCTCGCCCTCACCGGGCTCGACCTGTCCGCCGCACCCGACCTCGACCACGCTCTCGCCCTCGTACGGGACTTCGCCGCCGCCCGCCCGCACGACCGGGTGCTGCTCGGCCACGGCTGGGACGCCGCCCGCTGGCCCGGAGGCCGCCCGCCCACGCGCGCGGAGCTGGACGAGGCCACCGGCGGGCGCCCCCTCTACCTGAGCCGGATCGACGTCCACTCGGCGGTCGTCACCACCGCCCTGCTCGACCTCACCCCCGGCCTCGGCGCGGTCGGCGACGGCCCGCTGACCGCCGACGCCCACCACGCGGTCCGCGCCGCCGCCCTCGGTGCCGTCACCGCGCGGCAGCGCACCGAGGCCCAGCGCGCCGCCCTCGCCCACGCCGCCTCCCTCGGCATCGGCTCGGTCCACGAGTGCGGCGGCCCGGAGATCTCCTCCGAGGACGACTTCACCGGCCTGCTCCGCCTCGCCGCCGAGGAGCCCGGCCCGCGCGTCGTCGGCTACTGGGCCGAACGCGACGTGGACAAGGCGCGCGAGCTGGGCGCGCTCGGCGCGGCGGGCGACCTCTTCGCCGACGGCGCCCTCGGCTCCCACACCGCCTGCCTGCACGAGCCGTACGCCGACGCCGCCCACACCGGCACTGCCTACCTCGACGCCGCAGCCGTCGCCGCGCACGTCGTCGCCTGCACCGAGGCGGGCCTGCAGGCGGGCTTCCACGCCATCGGCGACGCCGCCGTCACCGCCGTCGTCGAGGGCGTGCGCGCGGCCGCCGAGAAGCTCGGCCTCGCCCGCGTCCGGGCGGCCCGGCACCGGATCGAGCACGCCGAGATGCTCACCCCGCAGACCATCGCCGCCTTCGCCGAACTCGGCCTGACCGCCTCCGTGCAGCCCGCCTTCGACGCCCTGTGGGGCGGCGAGGACGGCATGTACGCCCAGCGGCTCGGCGCCGAGCGCGCCCGCTCGCTCAACCCGTTCGCGGCCCTGCTGCGCGCCGGGGTCCCGCTCGCCCTCGGCTCCGACAGCCCCGTCACCCCGCTCGACCCGTGGGGCACGGTCCGCGCCGCCGCCTTCCACCGCACCCCCGAGCACCGGGTCTCCGTACGGGCCGCCTTCACCGCCCACACCCGCGGCGGCTGGCGGGCGGTCGGCCGCGACGACGCGGGCGTCCTGGTGCCGGGCGCGCCCGCGGACTACGCGGTGTGGCGCACCGGGGAACTCGTCGTGCAGGCACCCGACGACCGGGTCGCCCGCTGGTCCACCGACCCGCGCTCCGGCACGCCCGGCCTGCCCGACCTGACCCCCGGCGCCGACCTGCCCGTCTGTCTGCGCACGGTGGTCGGCGGGCGGACGGTCTTCGTACGGCCGGGCGAGTGA
- a CDS encoding ankyrin repeat domain-containing protein yields MSEAPDPEVVELATKIFDLARQGQTEALVAYVDAGVPANLTNDRGDSLVMLAAYHGHAETVRALLARGAEADRVNDRGQTPLAGAVFKGEEEVIRALLEGGADPSAGTPSAVDTARMFGKAELLELFGAD; encoded by the coding sequence ATGAGTGAAGCCCCCGACCCCGAGGTCGTGGAGCTGGCGACGAAGATCTTCGATCTGGCCCGGCAGGGACAGACCGAGGCCCTCGTGGCGTATGTCGACGCGGGTGTTCCGGCCAACCTCACCAATGACCGCGGCGACTCCCTGGTGATGCTCGCCGCCTATCACGGCCACGCGGAGACCGTACGGGCGCTGCTCGCGCGCGGGGCCGAGGCGGACCGCGTCAACGACCGAGGCCAGACCCCCCTCGCCGGAGCGGTTTTCAAGGGCGAGGAGGAGGTCATCAGGGCGCTGCTCGAGGGCGGAGCCGACCCTTCCGCCGGCACGCCGTCGGCCGTGGACACGGCCCGGATGTTCGGCAAGGCAGAGCTGCTCGAGCTCTTCGGCGCGGATTGA
- a CDS encoding glycoside hydrolase family 18 protein, whose protein sequence is MRTSHRPRALPRSLRFVRAGGTRALVAAACTAVLGAGLLAGAGATTATAAPEAEAAAGSKVVGYFTEWGTYDRKYLVKNIDTSGSAAKLTHINYAFGNVSGGKCVMGDAYAATDRTYTAAESVDGVADTWDQPLRGNFNQLRELKRKYPHIKVLWSFGGWTWSGGFGEAAKNPAAFAQSCYDLVENSKWADVFDGIDIDWEYPNACGATCDTSGRAAYKNLMAAVRAKFGSGNLVTAAIPADATTGGKIDAADYAGAAQYVDWYNPMTYDYFGAWDAAGPTAPHSPLTSYSGIPKAANHTSATIAKLKGLGIPAQKLLLGIGFYGRGWTGVTQSAPGGTATGPAAGTYEQGIDDYKVLKTKCPATGTVGGTAYAKCGSDWWSYDTPATIATKMTYKNQQGLGGTFFWELSGDTANGELIKAIN, encoded by the coding sequence ATGCGAACTTCCCACCGTCCCCGCGCCCTGCCCCGGTCGCTCCGCTTCGTTCGAGCAGGCGGCACCCGGGCGCTCGTCGCCGCCGCCTGTACCGCCGTCCTCGGCGCCGGACTCCTCGCGGGCGCGGGCGCGACCACCGCCACCGCCGCCCCCGAGGCGGAGGCCGCGGCCGGCTCCAAGGTCGTCGGCTACTTCACCGAATGGGGCACCTACGACCGCAAGTACCTGGTCAAGAACATCGACACCTCCGGCTCCGCCGCCAAGCTCACCCACATCAACTACGCCTTCGGCAACGTCTCCGGCGGCAAGTGCGTGATGGGCGACGCCTACGCGGCCACCGACCGCACCTACACCGCCGCCGAGTCCGTCGACGGCGTGGCCGACACCTGGGACCAGCCGCTGCGCGGCAACTTCAACCAGCTGCGCGAGCTGAAGAGGAAGTACCCCCACATCAAGGTGCTGTGGTCGTTCGGCGGCTGGACCTGGTCGGGCGGGTTCGGCGAGGCGGCGAAGAACCCGGCCGCGTTCGCCCAGTCCTGCTACGACCTGGTCGAGAACTCCAAGTGGGCGGACGTCTTCGACGGCATCGACATCGACTGGGAGTACCCGAACGCCTGCGGCGCCACCTGCGACACCAGCGGCCGGGCGGCGTACAAGAACCTCATGGCGGCGGTCCGCGCCAAGTTCGGGTCCGGCAACCTCGTCACCGCGGCGATCCCGGCGGACGCCACCACCGGCGGCAAGATCGACGCGGCGGACTACGCGGGCGCCGCGCAGTACGTGGACTGGTACAACCCGATGACGTACGACTACTTCGGCGCCTGGGACGCCGCCGGCCCCACCGCCCCGCACTCGCCGCTGACCTCGTACTCCGGCATCCCGAAGGCGGCCAACCACACCTCGGCGACGATCGCGAAGCTCAAGGGCCTCGGCATCCCGGCCCAGAAGCTGCTGCTGGGCATCGGCTTCTACGGCCGCGGCTGGACCGGCGTCACCCAGTCCGCGCCCGGCGGCACCGCGACCGGCCCGGCGGCCGGTACGTACGAGCAGGGCATCGACGACTACAAGGTGCTGAAGACCAAGTGCCCGGCGACCGGCACCGTGGGCGGCACCGCGTACGCCAAGTGCGGCAGCGACTGGTGGAGTTACGACACCCCGGCCACCATCGCGACCAAGATGACGTACAAGAACCAGCAGGGCCTCGGCGGCACCTTCTTCTGGGAGCTGAGCGGGGACACGGCGAACGGCGAGCTGATCAAGGCCATCAACTAG